Proteins from a single region of Synchiropus splendidus isolate RoL2022-P1 chromosome 3, RoL_Sspl_1.0, whole genome shotgun sequence:
- the LOC128755708 gene encoding acyl-protein thioesterase 1-like translates to MCGNNMSAPLPAVVPAARKATAAVIFLHGLGDTGHGWAEAFAGIRIPHVKYIFPHALNMPVTLNMNLSMPSWFDIYGLSPESKEDESGIKMASERIKAMIDQEVKNGIPSHRIILGGFSQGGALSLYTALTTQQKLAGVVALSCWLPLRKTFPQECASSSNKEMHVLQCHGDADPLVPFAFGSSTAEMMKTLISPSNYTFKSYRGLPHSTCPEEIVDIKHFIANQLPPLGDE, encoded by the exons ATGTGCGGTAATAACATGTCGGCCCCTTTACCTGCCGTCGTGCCTGCTGCCCGCAAAGCCACCGCTGCG GTGATCTTCCTGCACGGCCTTGGAGACACCGG ACATGGATGGGCCGAGGCGTTTGCTGGAATCAGGATACCACATGTGAAATACATCTTTCCACACGC TCTCAACATGCCCGTCACCCTGAACATGAACCTGTCCATGCCCTCTTG GTTTGATATTTACGGCCTGAGCCCGGAATCCAAAGAAGATGAAAGCGGTATCAAAATGGCCTCTGAGAGAA TCAAAGCCATGATAGACCAGGAAGTGAAGAATGGAATTCCGTCCCACAGAATTATTCTGGGAGGGTTTTCACAG GGTGGAGCCCTGTCGCTGTACACAGCTCTGACGACTCAACAGAAGCTGGCTGGAGTGGTTGCTCTGAGCTGCTGGCTTCCTCTTCGCAAAACCTTCCCTCAG GAGTGTGCCAGTAGCTCCAACAAGGAGATGCATGTACTACAGTGCCACGGAGACGCTGACCCGCTGGTCCCCTTCGCGTTCGGCTCCAGCACGGCGGAGATGATGAAGACCCTCATAAGCCCTTCCAACTACACCTTCAAGTCATACCGGGGACTACCTCACAGCACCTGTCCCGAG GAGATAGTGGACATCAAGCATTTCATCGCGAATCAGCTCCCTCCCCTCGGCGACGAGTAA